The following proteins are co-located in the Dyadobacter chenwenxiniae genome:
- a CDS encoding EVE domain-containing protein, with the protein MNHWLVKTEPNKYSWDHLVKEKEGMWDGVRNFAARNNLMAMKKGDLVLFYHSNIGKEVVGLAKVSKEHYPDPTIDTGDWVVVNMVPVEHFPKTVTLEQIKKHDILKNMELVRLSRLSVVPVKREEFDIIVALAHES; encoded by the coding sequence ATGAACCACTGGCTTGTAAAAACTGAACCGAATAAATATTCCTGGGATCACCTCGTAAAGGAAAAAGAAGGCATGTGGGATGGCGTAAGGAATTTTGCCGCGCGTAACAACCTGATGGCCATGAAAAAAGGCGACCTGGTTCTTTTTTACCACAGCAACATTGGAAAGGAAGTTGTTGGTTTGGCAAAAGTTTCAAAAGAACATTATCCCGATCCAACCATTGATACAGGTGACTGGGTCGTAGTAAATATGGTTCCGGTGGAGCATTTTCCTAAAACGGTGACGCTTGAACAAATCAAAAAACACGATATTCTCAAAAATATGGAGCTTGTGCGCCTGTCCAGGTTGTCCGTAGTGCCGGTTAAGCGCGAAGAATTCGACATTATTGTTGCATTGGCACATGAATCTTAA
- a CDS encoding class I SAM-dependent methyltransferase, with protein sequence MILLSPEQHTDYELIDTGGFEKLERFGPYILSRPEPQAIWDKSLSEAEWEKRSNAIFKRDKNSQEKGQWIAKDGMPDKWVFQYRTNTLHLRSKLALSSFKHVGVFPEQATNWDYIAKKLKQIPETKPSVLNLFAYTGIASLAAKASGADVTHVDSVKQVISWSRENMELSGLDNIRWVVEDALKFVQREVRRGNQYNGIILDPPAYGRGPDGEKWLLEESLNEILKLCALLLKKENFFFIINLYSLGFSALIVENLIKAHFGTQIHHEFGELFIPDSFGKNLPLGVFSRFSDQNV encoded by the coding sequence ATGATTTTATTATCTCCTGAGCAACATACAGATTACGAATTGATCGACACCGGCGGCTTTGAAAAGCTCGAAAGGTTCGGCCCTTATATTTTGTCACGTCCTGAACCTCAGGCAATTTGGGACAAATCCCTTTCCGAGGCCGAATGGGAAAAGCGTTCAAATGCGATTTTCAAAAGAGATAAAAATTCGCAGGAAAAAGGCCAGTGGATTGCCAAGGACGGCATGCCGGATAAGTGGGTTTTTCAATACAGGACCAATACGCTGCATTTACGCTCGAAACTCGCACTGTCATCGTTCAAGCACGTGGGCGTGTTTCCGGAGCAAGCGACCAATTGGGATTACATTGCGAAGAAATTAAAACAAATCCCGGAAACGAAGCCTTCCGTGCTAAATTTATTTGCCTACACAGGTATTGCTTCACTGGCAGCAAAAGCTTCGGGCGCGGACGTTACGCACGTGGATTCGGTGAAGCAGGTAATCAGCTGGTCGAGGGAAAATATGGAACTGAGCGGGCTGGACAATATTCGTTGGGTTGTGGAAGATGCATTGAAATTTGTGCAGCGGGAAGTGCGGAGAGGCAATCAATATAATGGCATTATCCTTGATCCACCCGCATATGGACGCGGACCGGATGGCGAAAAATGGCTTTTGGAAGAAAGTCTGAATGAAATCCTGAAACTTTGCGCTTTACTCTTGAAGAAGGAAAATTTCTTCTTCATCATCAATTTATATTCTTTGGGTTTCTCAGCGCTCATCGTGGAGAATTTGATCAAAGCACATTTCGGAACGCAGATCCACCATGAATTTGGCGAGCTATTTATTCCGGATTCTTTTGGCAAAAACCTTCCATTAGGCGTTTTTTCAAGATTTTCAGACCAGAATGTCTAA
- a CDS encoding helix-turn-helix transcriptional regulator, with protein sequence MSIVSNNIKYLRRLNGLTQEQFARKIAIKRSLLGAYEEARANPNLTNLKNMAAAFGITVDNLLKNDLRKLRETPDMSLPMNAGRPMTVSHSGNVPTPAQTRIPAFSEPQPLSKIIEKYQQPEPEIRMVSKQVNFKPVNGEPQSQPVQVVQPVAPVQPALQNQPVLQNQPVSQNQPVAQNQPVIQTSPVNAHPDSQLPVFNNQFQGIQFNAQVEEKVVNYPTIQWVAKNLQQEYLANFQNPAYLNQLPVFQLPNLPMGYYRAFESGADFAYPGSILVGTFVRNWYDIKDDMQYIFVLRGHGFVYRTAFNHVKTSGVLLLTSDIADLEELEVPLQDVQEVWEVKAFVSLQLPTPQPSLERVSLLVDELQQELSQYRS encoded by the coding sequence ATGAGCATCGTAAGCAACAACATCAAATATCTCAGAAGGCTGAATGGTCTTACCCAAGAGCAATTTGCCAGAAAGATCGCTATAAAGCGCTCATTACTCGGCGCTTACGAAGAAGCCCGTGCCAATCCGAACCTGACCAATTTGAAAAATATGGCGGCGGCTTTTGGCATTACGGTGGATAATCTGCTCAAAAATGATCTTCGAAAATTGCGGGAAACGCCTGACATGTCTTTGCCAATGAATGCTGGTCGCCCTATGACGGTTTCACATTCCGGCAATGTGCCTACGCCGGCGCAGACGCGCATTCCGGCATTTTCCGAGCCGCAGCCTTTGTCTAAAATTATTGAAAAATACCAGCAGCCGGAGCCTGAGATCAGGATGGTTTCCAAGCAGGTTAATTTCAAACCTGTCAATGGGGAGCCGCAAAGCCAGCCGGTGCAGGTTGTGCAGCCTGTTGCGCCCGTTCAGCCAGCTTTACAGAATCAGCCTGTTCTTCAAAACCAACCTGTCTCTCAAAACCAGCCTGTCGCTCAAAACCAGCCTGTGATACAGACCTCTCCGGTTAATGCTCATCCAGATTCGCAATTGCCGGTTTTTAACAATCAATTCCAGGGAATTCAGTTTAATGCGCAGGTTGAAGAAAAGGTGGTTAATTATCCTACCATTCAATGGGTTGCGAAAAACTTACAGCAGGAATATCTTGCCAACTTCCAAAACCCCGCATACTTAAACCAATTGCCTGTTTTCCAGCTTCCTAACCTGCCGATGGGCTACTATCGGGCGTTTGAAAGCGGTGCAGACTTCGCCTATCCCGGCTCGATTCTCGTGGGAACATTTGTGAGAAACTGGTATGACATTAAGGATGACATGCAGTACATTTTTGTGTTGCGCGGCCATGGTTTTGTGTACAGAACGGCATTTAATCACGTGAAAACCTCCGGAGTTTTGTTGCTTACCTCCGATATAGCCGATTTGGAAGAGCTTGAAGTTCCTTTGCAGGACGTGCAGGAAGTTTGGGAAGTGAAGGCTTTTGTAAGTCTGCAACTGCCGACGCCGCAGCCTTCACTGGAAAGGGTCAGCCTGCTGGTGGATGAATTGCAGCAGGAACTGAGCCAATACAGATCTTAA
- a CDS encoding tetratricopeptide repeat protein yields the protein MSKIFERISILSCIILAVLIQSCQSDARNSTRIPPVVKKTHAQWQSDALLSLTELINRGIDTDQNYFKRARIYFEREQYSDALEDINESIYEQENVSEYFLLRGKVNRELGQIDKALEDAQRAEALQQSSPELYVLLADVLQAKGRFREAINYLNQAMKMAPYDGSAYYVKGMLQARQGDSLASISSFKYAMNVNPKLLRAYEQSIIILRKLKNPAEALTINEKAIQRFPNVPSLYFERGEIFNVLAKPDTALINYQKAVALKPAYEDALMRIATVGTQLKEYYKAIRALEALLKIKPKSKDINNMLGYAYEKAGDYTKAIDYYTTALVLSPGDQSARNGLYRIRRDEDASIYSTYNPDASASSGYKLLDTSRVKINVIRPRGTTNIRVDSSRKAKIE from the coding sequence ATGTCTAAAATTTTCGAGCGCATATCTATTTTATCTTGCATCATTCTGGCTGTGTTAATCCAATCCTGCCAGAGTGACGCCAGAAATTCCACGCGCATTCCGCCCGTTGTAAAAAAGACCCATGCGCAATGGCAAAGTGATGCGCTGTTATCACTTACCGAACTCATTAACAGGGGCATTGATACAGATCAAAATTACTTTAAAAGAGCGCGGATTTATTTTGAAAGAGAGCAATATTCCGATGCTTTGGAAGATATCAATGAGTCCATCTACGAACAGGAGAATGTAAGTGAGTATTTCCTGTTGCGCGGCAAAGTCAACCGGGAACTGGGCCAAATTGACAAAGCGCTGGAAGATGCGCAACGAGCGGAAGCATTGCAGCAAAGCAGCCCCGAACTATATGTGCTGCTCGCGGACGTGCTGCAAGCCAAAGGCCGTTTCAGGGAAGCAATTAATTATTTGAACCAGGCTATGAAAATGGCTCCTTATGACGGTTCCGCGTATTATGTAAAAGGAATGTTACAAGCGCGTCAGGGCGATTCACTGGCAAGTATTTCGAGTTTTAAATACGCGATGAATGTAAACCCGAAACTTTTGAGGGCTTATGAGCAGAGTATTATTATATTAAGAAAACTCAAAAATCCTGCTGAGGCGCTGACCATCAACGAGAAGGCCATTCAGCGGTTCCCGAATGTGCCAAGTCTCTATTTTGAGCGGGGAGAAATTTTTAATGTGCTGGCTAAACCAGACACTGCTTTAATTAATTACCAAAAAGCCGTTGCGCTCAAACCTGCGTACGAGGACGCGCTCATGCGCATTGCGACGGTTGGCACACAGTTGAAGGAATATTACAAAGCGATCCGGGCTTTGGAGGCGCTTCTGAAAATAAAGCCTAAGTCCAAAGACATTAACAATATGTTGGGTTATGCCTATGAAAAAGCGGGCGATTACACCAAGGCTATTGACTATTATACAACTGCACTGGTGCTCAGCCCCGGCGATCAAAGTGCCCGGAACGGCCTTTACCGAATCCGGAGAGACGAGGATGCCAGTATTTACTCCACCTACAATCCCGATGCAAGCGCGAGCTCCGGATACAAGCTGCTCGACACGTCGCGCGTGAAAATTAACGTAATACGCCCGAGAGGAACTACAAATATCCGCGTAGACTCGTCTCGAAAAGCTAAAATTGAATAG
- a CDS encoding bifunctional 5,10-methylenetetrahydrofolate dehydrogenase/5,10-methenyltetrahydrofolate cyclohydrolase, translating to MQLLDGKAISSQIKFEIKNEVEAWIANGGKKPHLAAILVGADGASETYVASKIRSCEEIGFTSTLLRFGPEISEKELLEAVEGLNNDPDVDGFIVQLPLPKHISENTIMEAVNPAKDVDGFHPVNVGKMCKGLPAYISATPFGILEMLIRAKIETSGKHCVVIGRSQIVGLPMSILMQRNEYPGNCTVTITHSKTQNLKEICQTADILIVALGRPEFVTADYVKEGAVVIDVGITRVVDETRKSGFAIKGDVDFNDVAPKAGYITPVPGGVGLMTICGLLTNTFKAAKKEIYS from the coding sequence ATGCAGTTACTGGACGGGAAAGCAATTTCATCCCAAATTAAGTTTGAAATAAAAAACGAAGTGGAAGCGTGGATCGCGAATGGCGGCAAGAAGCCACATTTGGCAGCAATCCTCGTGGGTGCTGACGGTGCAAGTGAAACATATGTAGCGTCCAAGATCAGGAGCTGCGAAGAGATCGGCTTCACTTCCACACTACTGAGATTTGGGCCTGAAATAAGTGAAAAGGAACTGCTGGAAGCGGTGGAAGGTCTTAATAATGATCCGGATGTGGACGGATTCATTGTACAGCTTCCTTTACCCAAACACATTTCCGAAAACACCATTATGGAGGCCGTTAACCCGGCCAAAGACGTGGACGGTTTTCATCCGGTGAATGTAGGTAAAATGTGCAAAGGATTGCCTGCGTACATTTCTGCGACCCCGTTCGGCATTTTGGAAATGCTCATTCGTGCCAAAATTGAAACCAGCGGCAAACATTGCGTCGTAATCGGCCGGAGCCAGATTGTGGGCTTGCCGATGAGCATATTAATGCAGCGCAACGAATATCCGGGCAATTGCACGGTGACCATTACGCATTCAAAAACACAAAATCTGAAAGAAATCTGCCAAACCGCAGATATTTTGATCGTTGCGCTGGGCAGGCCAGAATTTGTTACAGCGGATTACGTTAAGGAGGGAGCAGTTGTAATTGATGTAGGCATTACACGGGTTGTGGATGAAACCAGAAAAAGCGGGTTTGCCATTAAAGGAGACGTTGATTTCAATGACGTTGCGCCCAAAGCAGGTTACATCACACCCGTTCCCGGAGGCGTTGGTTTGATGACCATTTGCGGGTTGCTGACCAACACATTTAAAGCTGCGAAGAAGGAGATATATTCATAA
- a CDS encoding SIR2 family NAD-dependent protein deacylase, with product MKKLVVLSGAGISAESGISTFRDNGGLWDNFRIEDVATPEAWQRNQELVLDFYNQRRKQAATVKPNAAHDALVELEKDFDVTIITQNVDNLHEIAGSSNVIHLHGELFKSRSTKNPDLVYEMSSWELKTGDLCELGSQLRPHIVWFGEEVPMMEIAMEVTEEADIFVVVGTSLAVYPAAGLVHYVGADKPIYIIDPAKPDISLKPNMTFIQEKATTGMEILIKNITHK from the coding sequence ATGAAAAAACTTGTAGTGCTGTCGGGAGCGGGAATCAGCGCCGAAAGCGGGATCAGTACATTCCGCGATAACGGAGGCTTGTGGGACAATTTTCGTATTGAAGACGTAGCCACGCCGGAAGCCTGGCAGCGTAACCAGGAACTCGTTCTGGACTTTTACAACCAGCGCAGAAAGCAAGCCGCAACAGTGAAACCCAACGCAGCTCATGATGCACTGGTTGAGTTGGAGAAAGATTTCGACGTGACCATTATCACGCAGAACGTGGATAATCTGCACGAAATCGCCGGATCCTCTAATGTAATCCACTTGCATGGCGAGCTTTTTAAATCCAGAAGCACGAAAAACCCCGATCTGGTTTACGAAATGTCGTCCTGGGAGTTGAAAACGGGTGATCTTTGCGAATTGGGAAGTCAGTTAAGGCCGCACATTGTATGGTTTGGCGAAGAAGTCCCGATGATGGAAATCGCGATGGAAGTGACCGAGGAAGCCGATATTTTCGTTGTGGTAGGCACGTCGCTGGCCGTTTATCCGGCTGCCGGACTGGTACATTATGTAGGCGCGGATAAACCTATTTACATCATAGATCCCGCAAAACCGGATATCAGCCTGAAACCCAACATGACCTTTATTCAGGAAAAGGCAACAACAGGAATGGAAATTCTTATCAAAAATATTACCCATAAATAA
- the thrS gene encoding threonine--tRNA ligase — protein MEDASQVKITLPDGSERFYPKGITAMGIALSISEGLARNVIAAKVNNEVWDPTREITQDSLVKLLTWNDEDGKSTFWHSSAHLLAEALEALYPGVKFGTGPSIEKGFYYDVDLGDNSISQDDFPKIEAKMLELARQKNEYIRKPISKADALELFTQKGDEYKLELIDGLEDGSITLYEQGGFTDLCRGPHIPNTGFIKAVKLTNIAGAYWRNKQENKMLTRIYGITFPKQKELEEYVTLMEEAKKRDHRRLGKELELFAFSEKVGQGLPLWLPKGAMLRERLQSFLSKAQSRAGYLPVITPNIGSKELYVTSGHWDKYGKDSFQPIKTPNVGEEYLLKPMNCPHHCEIYKTSPRSYKDLPLRFSEFGTVYRYEQSGELHGLTRVRGFTQDDAHIFCRPDQVKEEFVRVIDLVLYVFKSLGFEDYSAQISLRDPNDKVKYIGKDEDWERAENAIIEAAQERGLSTVTELGEAAFYGPKLDFMVRDALGRKWQLGTIQVDYQMPKRFGLEYTGSDNQKHQPVMIHRAPFGSMERFIAILIENTAGQFPLWLSPDQIAILPISEKFADYAEDVFFKLQDHDIRGFVDHRDEKIGRKIRDAEVTKVPFMLIVGEKEAAEGKLSVRRKGEGDMGSMTIEEFASFFKKEAAII, from the coding sequence ATGGAAGACGCGTCTCAAGTAAAAATTACCCTGCCCGACGGAAGTGAACGGTTTTACCCGAAAGGGATTACTGCCATGGGCATTGCGCTCAGTATCAGTGAAGGTTTGGCGCGAAATGTAATCGCTGCCAAAGTAAACAATGAAGTTTGGGACCCTACGCGTGAGATTACGCAGGATTCTCTGGTGAAATTGCTTACCTGGAATGATGAGGACGGAAAATCAACGTTCTGGCACTCTTCTGCCCACTTACTCGCCGAAGCATTGGAAGCATTGTATCCGGGCGTAAAATTCGGAACAGGACCGTCGATCGAAAAAGGGTTTTACTATGACGTTGATCTGGGCGACAATTCTATTTCTCAGGATGACTTTCCAAAGATCGAAGCGAAAATGCTTGAACTGGCGCGCCAGAAAAATGAGTATATCAGGAAGCCTATCAGCAAGGCCGATGCTTTGGAACTATTCACCCAAAAGGGCGACGAATATAAACTGGAACTGATTGATGGCCTGGAAGACGGCTCCATTACATTATATGAGCAAGGCGGTTTTACCGACCTTTGCCGTGGACCGCACATTCCGAACACCGGCTTCATTAAGGCCGTTAAGCTGACCAACATTGCTGGCGCTTACTGGCGTAATAAGCAGGAAAACAAGATGTTGACCCGCATTTACGGGATTACTTTTCCAAAACAAAAAGAGCTGGAAGAGTATGTAACATTAATGGAAGAAGCGAAAAAACGCGATCACCGTCGCTTAGGCAAGGAGTTGGAGCTGTTTGCTTTTTCTGAAAAAGTAGGTCAGGGATTACCCTTGTGGCTGCCAAAAGGCGCGATGCTACGGGAACGTCTGCAATCATTTTTGAGCAAGGCACAATCGCGAGCGGGTTACCTGCCTGTGATCACGCCTAACATTGGCAGCAAGGAACTTTATGTTACTTCCGGCCACTGGGATAAATATGGCAAGGATTCTTTCCAACCGATCAAAACACCGAACGTTGGCGAAGAATATTTGCTAAAACCAATGAACTGTCCGCATCACTGTGAGATTTATAAAACCTCTCCCCGCTCCTACAAAGATCTTCCTTTGCGCTTTTCGGAGTTTGGAACGGTTTACAGATATGAGCAAAGCGGTGAGCTGCACGGGCTTACCCGAGTGCGTGGCTTTACACAGGACGACGCACACATTTTTTGCCGGCCGGATCAGGTTAAAGAAGAATTTGTCCGTGTGATTGACCTTGTATTATATGTTTTCAAATCACTCGGTTTCGAGGATTACAGCGCACAGATCTCGCTTCGTGATCCGAACGACAAGGTGAAATATATCGGAAAAGACGAAGATTGGGAAAGAGCAGAAAATGCCATCATAGAAGCCGCCCAGGAACGCGGATTAAGTACGGTGACTGAATTAGGCGAAGCCGCATTCTACGGCCCGAAACTTGATTTCATGGTGCGTGACGCATTGGGCAGGAAATGGCAGCTGGGCACGATCCAGGTGGATTACCAGATGCCAAAACGCTTCGGACTCGAATACACCGGCTCCGATAATCAAAAGCATCAGCCAGTCATGATCCACCGCGCGCCATTCGGTTCGATGGAAAGATTTATTGCCATCCTGATCGAAAACACAGCCGGGCAGTTCCCATTGTGGCTTTCACCGGACCAGATAGCGATCTTGCCAATATCCGAAAAGTTCGCTGATTACGCAGAAGATGTATTTTTCAAATTGCAGGACCACGACATCCGCGGCTTTGTGGATCATCGCGACGAGAAGATCGGCCGGAAGATCCGCGATGCGGAAGTTACCAAAGTTCCTTTCATGCTCATCGTCGGCGAAAAAGAAGCGGCGGAAGGCAAATTGTCGGTGCGCAGGAAAGGCGAAGGAGACATGGGAAGTATGACAATTGAGGAGTTTGCAAGCTTTTTCAAGAAAGAGGCTGCCATTATTTGA
- a CDS encoding AMP-binding protein, protein MNNFPMPWNTSTTAFKTQQRPEHPHFGKAYDFMQSWLIGRQTFTLQTSGSTGDPKLIEVQRSQLVSSARMTGKALDLAKGTRALVCLNVHYIAGLMMLVRGMELGWEMTIIEPSANPLVDLSVNDTFDFAALVPLQLASVLENAQTANQVGRLGKILLGGAPVHVSLQRKIEALTIPVYQSYGMTETVSHIALRRLNGENFSEDYHFLPNIIFGTDDRGCLHISGPVTNGEIVQTNDLVEITGDTFKWIGRADNVINSGGVKIVLDKVDAGVGEVFYDLKIASAFFNWFVVDEKLGQKLILVIEGTENAFQADDIIPQIRKRLSAYETPKHVYFVQHFSKTTTDKVDKRRTVQQLLASQNG, encoded by the coding sequence ATGAATAACTTTCCAATGCCCTGGAACACAAGTACAACCGCCTTCAAGACCCAGCAAAGACCCGAGCATCCCCACTTTGGCAAAGCATATGATTTCATGCAATCGTGGCTAATTGGCCGACAAACATTCACATTGCAAACGTCCGGCTCAACCGGAGATCCCAAGCTTATTGAAGTGCAAAGAAGCCAACTGGTCAGCAGCGCGCGAATGACGGGTAAGGCACTCGATCTTGCAAAAGGAACACGTGCCCTGGTTTGTCTGAATGTACATTATATAGCGGGCCTGATGATGCTTGTGCGCGGGATGGAGCTGGGTTGGGAGATGACGATCATTGAACCGTCGGCAAACCCACTGGTTGACCTGAGTGTTAATGACACATTTGATTTTGCAGCTTTGGTGCCGTTACAGCTTGCATCAGTGCTCGAAAACGCGCAAACAGCAAATCAAGTTGGCAGATTAGGGAAAATCCTCTTGGGCGGCGCACCGGTTCATGTCTCTTTACAAAGGAAAATAGAAGCACTAACCATTCCGGTTTACCAAAGCTACGGCATGACGGAAACCGTTTCACACATTGCACTTCGCCGGTTGAACGGAGAAAACTTTTCGGAAGATTACCACTTCCTGCCCAACATTATTTTCGGCACCGACGACCGTGGCTGTCTGCACATTTCAGGGCCGGTAACCAATGGCGAAATAGTCCAGACGAATGACCTGGTGGAGATCACAGGAGATACATTCAAATGGATCGGACGGGCTGATAATGTGATCAATTCTGGTGGCGTGAAGATTGTTTTGGACAAAGTGGACGCGGGCGTTGGTGAGGTTTTTTACGATTTGAAAATTGCAAGTGCATTTTTTAATTGGTTTGTTGTGGATGAAAAACTGGGCCAGAAATTGATCCTGGTAATCGAAGGAACTGAAAATGCTTTTCAGGCGGATGACATTATTCCGCAAATTAGAAAGCGCCTTTCCGCCTATGAAACCCCGAAACATGTTTACTTTGTGCAGCATTTTAGTAAAACCACCACGGACAAGGTCGACAAACGCCGCACTGTCCAACAACTTTTAGCATCTCAAAATGGATAA
- the menB gene encoding 1,4-dihydroxy-2-naphthoyl-CoA synthase, which produces MSSLIQWETIKEYEEILFTLHEGIAKISINRPHKHNAFTPLTVTEMIDAMHICREDTRIDVIILTGEGGKAFCSGGDQSVRGHGGYIGDDHVPRLNVLDLQRMIRSIPKAVIAMVAGWAIGGGHVLHVICDLSIAAENARFGQTGPKVGSFDGGFGASYLARVVGQKKAREIWFLCDQYDAQEALQMGLVNKVVPLEDLETTTVEWCKKIQEKSPLSIRMLKSSFNAELDGQAGIQELAGNATLLYYLSEEAKEGQKSFLEKRKPDFSKYPKFP; this is translated from the coding sequence ATGTCCAGTTTGATCCAGTGGGAAACCATTAAAGAATACGAGGAAATCCTTTTTACGCTGCACGAAGGCATTGCAAAAATAAGCATAAATCGCCCGCATAAACACAACGCTTTCACGCCGCTCACAGTTACGGAAATGATCGACGCGATGCATATTTGCCGAGAAGACACCCGCATTGATGTCATTATTTTAACCGGCGAAGGTGGAAAAGCATTCTGTTCCGGCGGCGACCAATCCGTTCGTGGACATGGCGGTTACATCGGCGATGACCATGTGCCCCGTTTGAATGTGCTTGACCTGCAACGCATGATCCGCTCTATCCCTAAGGCAGTTATCGCCATGGTTGCGGGCTGGGCTATTGGCGGCGGGCATGTGCTGCACGTGATCTGCGACCTTTCCATAGCAGCAGAGAATGCAAGATTCGGCCAGACAGGCCCGAAAGTGGGAAGCTTCGATGGCGGTTTTGGCGCTTCTTATCTGGCAAGAGTTGTTGGGCAGAAAAAAGCGCGGGAAATCTGGTTCCTATGCGACCAATATGACGCGCAGGAAGCATTGCAAATGGGTTTGGTAAACAAGGTTGTTCCCTTGGAAGACTTGGAGACGACGACTGTTGAATGGTGTAAAAAAATACAGGAGAAGAGTCCTTTGTCTATCAGAATGCTGAAAAGCTCTTTCAATGCGGAACTCGACGGACAGGCTGGGATCCAGGAATTGGCGGGAAACGCAACATTGCTTTACTATCTGAGCGAAGAAGCGAAGGAAGGGCAAAAGTCGTTTCTTGAAAAAAGAAAGCCGGATTTCAGCAAATACCCGAAATTTCCCTGA